A window from Aliamphritea hakodatensis encodes these proteins:
- the aroE gene encoding shikimate dehydrogenase: MTVRYAVFGNPIKHSKSPLIHTAFARQTDQALRYDAMLIPEDGFAEGVNLFLDDQGRGLNVTIPFKEEAWALAEQRSPRAELAGAVNTLYRNDAGELCGDNTDGVGLVTDIVSNHGGRIEGAEVLILGAGGAVRGVLEPVLAAKPKRVVIANRTLSRAETLRDLFADYGDISAVSFDQLQGEQFDLVINGTAASLQGEVPPLPDDLLNAGAWCYDMMYSAEATAFNCWADAHGAAKVIDGLGMLVEQAAESFFIWRGVRPDTGEVIQELRRQLNA, from the coding sequence ACACCGCGTTTGCCCGTCAGACTGATCAGGCGCTGCGTTACGATGCCATGCTGATTCCTGAAGATGGCTTTGCGGAAGGTGTGAACCTGTTTCTCGATGATCAGGGCCGTGGTCTGAACGTTACCATCCCGTTTAAGGAAGAAGCCTGGGCGCTGGCTGAGCAGCGCAGCCCCAGAGCTGAGCTGGCGGGGGCGGTCAATACGCTGTACCGCAACGATGCCGGCGAACTGTGCGGTGATAATACCGACGGTGTCGGTCTGGTGACGGATATTGTCAGTAATCATGGTGGCCGTATTGAGGGCGCTGAGGTGCTGATCCTGGGTGCCGGCGGTGCTGTTCGCGGTGTACTTGAACCGGTGCTTGCAGCCAAACCCAAGCGGGTAGTGATTGCCAACCGTACTCTGTCCCGGGCGGAAACCTTACGGGATCTGTTCGCGGATTACGGTGATATCAGTGCGGTCAGTTTTGATCAGTTACAGGGCGAACAGTTTGATCTGGTGATTAACGGCACCGCTGCCAGCCTGCAGGGTGAAGTACCGCCGCTGCCGGATGATCTGCTTAACGCCGGTGCCTGGTGTTATGACATGATGTACAGCGCTGAGGCCACAGCATTTAACTGCTGGGCAGACGCACACGGTGCTGCAAAGGTAATCGACGGTTTGGGGATGCTGGTTGAGCAGGCCGCGGAATCCTTTTTTATCTGGCGCGGGGTACGCCCTGACACCGGAGAAGTTATTCAGGAACTGCGCCGTCAGTTGAATGCCTGA